A portion of the Pectobacterium brasiliense genome contains these proteins:
- the iraP gene encoding anti-adapter protein IraP yields the protein MNNILSHLLIKLAEKEVGEKALNAKIESLEMLISAIVSTLDDSKINELNRKIEGVVADASQRQDEHNYLAFELLAKNINRITTVSLRE from the coding sequence ATGAATAATATCCTCTCTCATCTTTTAATAAAGCTGGCAGAAAAAGAAGTTGGAGAAAAAGCGCTTAACGCGAAGATTGAATCGTTAGAGATGCTGATTTCTGCTATTGTTTCAACACTTGATGACAGTAAAATCAATGAATTAAATAGAAAGATAGAGGGTGTCGTTGCTGATGCTTCACAGCGGCAGGATGAACATAATTACTTAGCTTTCGAACTATTGGCAAAAAACATCAATCGAATCACAACCGTTTCATTACGGGAATAA
- a CDS encoding tyrosine-type recombinase/integrase, translating into MSLNDTKIRNLKPPVTPIKLSDSHGLYLHVKPTGSRLWYFRYYFCGKETRIALGAYPLISLSEARQKRDELRKLLVQNINPAQQRAAEKAARSPAKSFKTVALSWHKSNRTWSENHAARLLASMNNHIFPIIGHLPVTELKTRHFIDLLKGIEKKGLLEVAARTRQHMCNIMRHAVHQELIEHNPAANLDGIIAPPVKRHYPALPLERLPELLASIEDYKQGRELTRLAVSLTLHLFIRSSELRFARWSEIDFRNKIWTIPATREAIPGVRYSGRGAKMRTPHIVPLSRQSVAILKQIREISGHQELIFPGDHNRYKPMCENTVNKALRLMGYDTKDEICGHGFRAMACSALMESGLWSQDAVERQMSHQERNSVRAAYIHKAEYLEARKAMMQWWSDYLDTNREGYVAPYIYAQQHKTAGAA; encoded by the coding sequence ATGTCCCTTAATGACACTAAAATCCGCAACTTAAAACCACCTGTTACCCCCATAAAACTATCCGATTCACACGGCCTATATCTTCACGTTAAACCTACTGGCTCGCGTCTCTGGTACTTCAGATATTATTTTTGTGGCAAAGAGACCCGCATAGCGTTGGGCGCTTATCCGTTAATCAGTCTGTCAGAAGCACGCCAGAAACGTGATGAACTCCGCAAACTGCTGGTGCAAAATATCAACCCGGCACAGCAACGTGCAGCTGAGAAGGCGGCTCGTTCTCCTGCAAAGAGTTTCAAGACCGTTGCATTGAGCTGGCATAAAAGCAACCGAACCTGGTCAGAGAATCATGCCGCCCGTCTGCTCGCCAGCATGAATAACCATATCTTCCCGATAATTGGACACCTGCCAGTCACAGAACTGAAAACTCGCCACTTCATCGACCTGCTGAAAGGGATTGAGAAAAAAGGTTTGCTGGAAGTGGCGGCACGAACCCGACAGCATATGTGCAACATCATGCGTCATGCCGTGCATCAGGAGTTGATAGAGCACAATCCGGCGGCAAATTTGGATGGCATTATCGCCCCTCCAGTTAAACGTCACTACCCTGCCCTTCCGCTGGAGCGACTGCCGGAACTGTTGGCTAGCATTGAGGACTACAAGCAAGGACGTGAATTAACCCGCTTGGCAGTCTCACTCACCCTGCACCTGTTCATCCGTTCCAGCGAATTGCGTTTTGCCCGTTGGTCTGAGATCGATTTCAGAAACAAAATCTGGACCATTCCAGCCACCCGCGAAGCCATCCCCGGAGTGCGTTATTCCGGGCGTGGGGCCAAAATGCGCACGCCGCATATCGTTCCCCTCTCCCGTCAATCCGTCGCTATTCTGAAACAGATACGGGAAATTTCCGGGCATCAGGAACTAATATTTCCCGGTGATCATAATCGGTATAAGCCGATGTGCGAAAACACAGTCAACAAGGCGCTGAGGCTGATGGGTTATGACACGAAAGATGAAATCTGCGGTCACGGATTCCGGGCAATGGCCTGTAGCGCCCTAATGGAGTCTGGCCTATGGTCGCAGGATGCCGTTGAACGTCAAATGAGCCATCAGGAACGCAATAGCGTTCGAGCGGCTTACATCCATAAAGCTGAATATCTCGAGGCACGTAAAGCGATGATGCAATGGTGGTCAGATTATTTGGATACCAACCGAGAAGGATATGTTGCGCCATACATTTATGCTCAACAACATAAGACGGCTGGAGCAGCCTGA
- a CDS encoding helix-turn-helix domain-containing protein, giving the protein MLICEAGNAVIGKRLRLARVNAGLKQVELGCLAGLDEETASSRVSQYEREISSPDFGLVCRFAAVLDVPEAYFYAVDEDLATLILQYHRYKKSNPNSTLLITPQ; this is encoded by the coding sequence ATGTTAATCTGCGAAGCAGGTAATGCCGTGATTGGTAAACGATTAAGATTGGCCCGAGTGAATGCAGGATTAAAACAGGTCGAGCTCGGTTGTCTCGCTGGGCTGGATGAAGAGACAGCGAGTTCTCGCGTAAGCCAATATGAAAGGGAAATCAGTTCGCCGGATTTTGGTCTGGTTTGCCGTTTTGCGGCGGTGCTAGATGTGCCGGAAGCCTATTTTTATGCTGTCGATGAAGATCTCGCAACGCTAATCTTGCAGTACCATCGTTATAAGAAAAGTAACCCTAATTCTACGTTGTTGATTACCCCGCAATAG
- a CDS encoding helix-turn-helix domain-containing protein — protein sequence MLISAVDNTVIGKRLRLARVNKGLKQAELGCLAGLDEETASSRVSQYEREVSAPDFGLVSRFATVLDVPEAYFYAVDDDLATLILQYHRFKKANPNSTLLITPQ from the coding sequence ATGTTGATCAGCGCCGTGGATAACACCGTGATTGGTAAGCGATTAAGACTAGCCCGAGTGAACAAGGGATTAAAGCAGGCAGAGCTTGGTTGCCTAGCTGGTTTGGATGAGGAAACGGCAAGCTCTCGTGTGAGCCAATATGAAAGAGAAGTCAGTGCGCCAGATTTTGGGTTGGTTTCTCGGTTTGCTACAGTGCTGGATGTTCCTGAAGCGTATTTCTATGCTGTCGATGACGATCTCGCCACCTTGATCCTACAGTATCACCGTTTCAAGAAAGCCAACCCAAACTCCACGCTGCTCATCACACCTCAGTAA
- a CDS encoding helix-turn-helix domain-containing protein: MNIEQQEQRMDWHPADIIAALRKRKTTLAAVSREAGLSSSTLANALNRPWPKGERLIADALGIPASEIWPNRYFDSQGQRIPREIRHKKN; this comes from the coding sequence ATGAACATTGAACAACAGGAACAACGAATGGACTGGCATCCTGCCGATATCATTGCAGCACTGCGTAAACGAAAGACGACGTTAGCAGCCGTATCACGTGAGGCGGGTCTTAGTTCATCAACGCTTGCAAATGCACTAAACCGACCCTGGCCGAAAGGTGAACGACTGATCGCAGACGCACTGGGCATTCCAGCGAGTGAAATCTGGCCGAATCGTTATTTCGATTCACAAGGGCAGCGCATTCCGCGAGAAATTCGTCATAAAAAAAATTAG
- a CDS encoding AlpA family transcriptional regulator yields the protein MTSHQLLRLKQVEVKTGLKRSQIYLYMKEGAFPSSIKIGPASVAWLESEIDEWINFKLSNRLTR from the coding sequence ATGACATCGCATCAGTTATTACGCCTGAAACAAGTGGAAGTAAAAACCGGCCTGAAACGCTCGCAAATCTACCTGTACATGAAAGAAGGTGCCTTTCCCTCTTCAATAAAGATTGGACCTGCCAGTGTGGCTTGGCTTGAATCTGAAATTGACGAATGGATTAACTTCAAATTATCTAACCGCTTAACGCGCTGA
- a CDS encoding DUF2857 domain-containing protein: protein MFPSLNYAVLTNALAALKEGNFRYCETLGFTFDELNALNQLSLDELFIVSRASAQFMSITVRHDVLQQILELSRREAQRQQQINRAVRLGGSIALLNHFFGLTSNEVCARRRLLGVTIPYGRTPIPDEDIDAEIWLSWKKNRAENLDTPDALEAMMQVTESLSSREKGHSLTAVWNRITLCEKEALNRRTSHAR, encoded by the coding sequence ATGTTCCCCTCACTGAATTACGCGGTATTAACAAACGCCCTTGCCGCACTCAAGGAAGGTAATTTTCGTTATTGTGAAACGTTAGGATTCACATTCGACGAATTGAATGCCCTCAATCAGCTATCCCTCGACGAACTGTTTATCGTCAGCCGGGCATCCGCACAGTTTATGTCGATCACTGTCCGTCACGACGTTCTACAACAGATTCTGGAGTTGTCCCGCCGAGAGGCGCAACGCCAGCAGCAGATAAATCGCGCAGTCAGATTGGGAGGATCTATTGCACTCCTTAATCATTTTTTTGGCCTCACCTCGAATGAAGTCTGCGCTCGTCGCCGGTTGCTGGGTGTCACTATCCCTTATGGCCGAACGCCTATCCCAGATGAAGACATTGATGCAGAAATTTGGCTGTCATGGAAAAAGAACCGCGCTGAAAACCTTGATACACCTGACGCACTAGAAGCAATGATGCAGGTTACTGAATCATTGTCTTCCCGCGAAAAAGGGCATTCCCTGACCGCAGTCTGGAACCGTATCACCCTTTGTGAGAAAGAAGCACTGAACAGGAGGACATCGCATGCCAGATGA
- a CDS encoding TraR/DksA family transcriptional regulator — protein MPDEIDRDQEFNEQRLEEMIEQNRFKPATTPSLHYCRLCGESIPEQRRQTLPGVTTCTECQTILEHRQR, from the coding sequence ATGCCAGATGAGATCGATCGCGATCAAGAATTTAATGAGCAACGTCTGGAAGAGATGATTGAACAGAACCGTTTCAAGCCAGCAACTACGCCCTCATTACATTACTGCCGTTTATGCGGTGAATCAATTCCCGAGCAGCGACGGCAAACTCTGCCGGGCGTGACAACCTGTACGGAATGCCAGACTATTCTTGAGCACCGTCAGCGCTGA
- a CDS encoding AAA family ATPase has product MSILSVNGVRSYRSSEPVVFDFSNPVTMIYGQNGAGKSTISGYFYRPNHPDFAGCSLIPPLDMRTLVFSQEYVTDIFSAPFQPGVFSLSEENAAVREEIAALDDEISRFRERIQTNESEHQEKNEMATRVRSQCEEAIKGCVAEIKKTSLWDLMEGVKQGPRLYQAIISHTDTVNTSTAELNAVFRQLQSSQGNRLSSLAELNMLLITKEEAALLALVLVPSGDSQLATAIAQLGNAEWVAAGRAWLTEDICPFCQNRVDAGHLRREITSLFDRSWEDKMIRLEAIASQIRIWLDNANLWRTQAQACTLIDVTDPVLLTLDALIQKWSGNLRLVESKISAPSEQIVLDDTLSEAENFNNAYVALAERITTHNHRADNYQTEYNQMGHRLRSHIRALSTDAISSHDAQLRELADASRELDRDRRVLQNRLQELLEQIRSLNAQIINCSDTVENINFGLEALGVNGFKIAIHDAALDSYRLERPDRGSDEGVFDTLSEGEKTLIAFLYFLETCEGRTSRDEHDVREKLIVIDDPISSLSQNYIFEIASLIQQRVIKSHIAARVIILTHSLFFFQEMLLSAQGKKDANGLPPGWLLYRVSKSIHSVASLISGNALLNDYQAMWHVLRESRDDLVASVVIPNTMRQILEYYFGFSGKHAKLSVMLDRLARERGEPGFQAFARYINRHSHADARNIRLLETASVMNYLAWFERVFEAVEDLEHYELMMGRDTA; this is encoded by the coding sequence ATGAGCATTCTGTCTGTAAATGGTGTGCGAAGTTATCGTAGCTCAGAGCCAGTGGTATTTGATTTTAGCAACCCGGTTACCATGATTTACGGGCAAAATGGTGCAGGAAAATCTACCATTTCGGGTTATTTTTACAGGCCTAATCATCCTGATTTTGCTGGTTGTTCGCTTATTCCTCCGTTAGATATGCGCACTCTTGTCTTTAGCCAGGAATACGTAACAGATATTTTCAGTGCACCTTTCCAGCCTGGTGTTTTCTCTCTAAGCGAGGAAAATGCTGCAGTAAGAGAGGAGATTGCAGCGCTTGATGATGAAATTAGTCGATTCAGAGAAAGAATCCAGACTAATGAAAGTGAGCATCAGGAAAAAAATGAAATGGCCACGCGCGTAAGATCCCAATGCGAAGAAGCCATTAAGGGCTGTGTAGCCGAAATTAAAAAGACATCTCTGTGGGATCTTATGGAAGGTGTGAAACAAGGACCTCGTCTTTATCAGGCTATCATCAGCCATACAGACACAGTCAATACTTCAACAGCAGAGCTAAATGCAGTTTTTCGACAGCTTCAGTCAAGTCAAGGCAACCGTTTATCATCGCTAGCTGAACTGAATATGTTGCTTATTACTAAAGAAGAGGCTGCCCTGCTGGCTTTGGTATTAGTCCCGTCAGGTGACAGCCAGCTTGCAACCGCGATAGCACAACTGGGAAATGCAGAATGGGTAGCTGCAGGTAGGGCTTGGCTCACTGAGGATATCTGCCCGTTCTGCCAGAACAGAGTGGATGCTGGTCATCTACGTAGAGAAATTACTTCTCTCTTTGATCGCAGTTGGGAGGATAAAATGATACGTCTTGAAGCTATTGCTTCACAAATCAGGATATGGCTCGATAATGCAAATCTTTGGAGAACACAAGCGCAGGCCTGCACACTTATTGACGTTACAGACCCTGTGTTGCTCACACTAGATGCACTCATTCAAAAGTGGTCTGGGAACCTCCGCCTAGTTGAAAGTAAAATATCTGCACCCTCTGAACAGATTGTACTGGACGATACTCTCAGCGAGGCAGAAAATTTCAACAATGCATACGTTGCATTAGCCGAGCGTATAACTACTCATAACCACCGGGCGGATAACTATCAGACTGAATATAACCAAATGGGACATAGGCTTCGTAGTCACATTCGCGCGCTATCCACAGATGCTATCAGTAGCCATGATGCTCAGCTTAGAGAATTGGCTGATGCATCCAGAGAACTCGATAGGGATCGGCGAGTCCTCCAAAACCGATTGCAGGAGCTGCTCGAGCAGATACGTTCTCTAAATGCTCAAATCATTAACTGCAGTGATACTGTCGAAAATATCAATTTCGGTTTGGAAGCTCTTGGCGTTAACGGATTCAAAATCGCTATTCATGATGCTGCACTAGATTCATATAGGCTTGAGCGCCCTGACAGGGGGAGTGATGAAGGGGTATTTGATACTCTAAGCGAAGGCGAAAAAACCCTGATTGCTTTTTTATACTTCTTGGAAACATGTGAAGGCAGAACCAGCCGAGATGAGCATGATGTTCGCGAAAAGCTGATAGTCATTGATGATCCTATATCTAGTCTGTCGCAAAACTATATTTTTGAAATAGCTTCATTGATACAACAGCGTGTAATTAAGAGCCACATTGCCGCGAGAGTGATCATACTTACTCACAGTTTGTTCTTTTTCCAAGAGATGTTGCTTTCTGCTCAGGGGAAAAAAGATGCCAATGGTTTGCCCCCTGGATGGTTACTATACCGCGTTTCAAAGAGTATCCACAGTGTGGCAAGTCTTATCTCAGGTAATGCGCTATTAAACGATTATCAGGCGATGTGGCATGTACTGAGAGAATCCCGTGACGACCTGGTTGCTTCGGTTGTAATTCCAAATACCATGAGGCAGATCCTAGAATATTACTTCGGTTTTTCGGGCAAGCACGCCAAACTGAGCGTGATGCTCGATAGACTCGCCCGTGAACGGGGTGAGCCAGGATTTCAGGCATTCGCTCGTTATATAAATCGGCATTCGCATGCTGATGCGCGTAACATCAGGCTTCTCGAAACCGCATCTGTTATGAATTATCTTGCATGGTTTGAACGCGTATTTGAAGCTGTCGAGGATTTAGAACATTATGAACTAATGATGGGTCGAGATACGGCTTAA
- a CDS encoding lytic transglycosylase domain-containing protein gives MLSPTAFLAAVMQCAATIHPSTAFDVAKVESSFNPYAVAEIVPKEERAPDSVGVISHQPTSKQTAINIIKQVVARGRRYSVGLMQITSTNFRHYGVTANDLLDPCTNLSVFERILTDCYQRGGTLRRALSCYYSGNFDTGQQPESAFNQTSYIQRIGYAVPSTREDLKRSTTYKSTSDIHYPTTVLRGEITDKTTPVLTSLHYPVAILRGDVSLPVINEEQ, from the coding sequence ATGCTTTCACCCACTGCTTTTCTGGCGGCGGTCATGCAGTGTGCCGCCACAATTCACCCATCCACCGCATTTGATGTAGCTAAAGTGGAATCCAGCTTTAATCCTTACGCCGTCGCTGAGATTGTGCCAAAGGAAGAAAGAGCGCCCGATAGCGTAGGCGTCATTTCTCATCAGCCCACCAGCAAACAAACTGCCATCAACATCATCAAGCAGGTAGTCGCAAGAGGTCGTCGCTATTCGGTCGGGTTGATGCAAATCACCAGTACCAACTTTCGCCATTACGGCGTAACAGCAAATGACTTGTTAGACCCCTGCACTAATCTGTCCGTTTTTGAGCGTATCCTCACCGATTGCTACCAGCGAGGCGGCACGCTGAGAAGAGCGCTCAGTTGTTACTATTCTGGCAATTTCGATACGGGTCAGCAGCCAGAATCTGCCTTTAACCAAACCAGTTATATTCAACGTATTGGCTATGCGGTCCCGTCAACGCGGGAAGATCTCAAGCGCAGTACCACCTATAAATCCACTTCAGATATTCATTATCCGACCACCGTCCTGCGCGGTGAAATCACCGATAAAACCACACCGGTTTTGACCTCCTTGCACTATCCCGTTGCCATCCTTCGCGGCGATGTATCCCTGCCTGTGATTAATGAGGAACAATGA
- a CDS encoding TrbC/VirB2 family protein, with protein MTMQKRKYWPALSSLLISTQTLAAGSGFNKANDTLSNTSSGLLGLAAVTITLATMWVGYKVLFDGKSLHDMRNVIIGAILIVGASGFGAYWAS; from the coding sequence ATGACGATGCAAAAACGTAAATACTGGCCTGCGCTTTCTTCCCTGTTGATATCGACCCAAACGCTGGCAGCAGGGAGCGGATTTAATAAAGCCAACGACACGCTGAGTAATACCTCCTCCGGCTTGCTCGGGCTGGCCGCCGTTACGATAACGCTGGCAACCATGTGGGTAGGTTACAAGGTGTTGTTTGACGGTAAAAGCTTGCATGACATGCGCAACGTCATTATCGGAGCCATCCTGATTGTCGGCGCATCGGGCTTTGGTGCCTATTGGGCATCCTAG
- a CDS encoding VirB3 family type IV secretion system protein: MTTLNKALTRPAAIMGIPLVPFVIVSGAIVLLSVYTSYYLSLLLIPAWLEMKAKARTDIHYFGLLWLAFKTRGRFATNRHFGASAVLANHYDAVDVSEFTAKMKLNERITLDKYIPYSSHIHPHIIRNRAGDLVTTWELGGTVFECEDEHHLTLLASHLNNLIRSYEGLPITFYIHRIREKYQDGFDTSSGIPFSDEVTERYYQPLKEKPLWRHRLFFTVCYAPFSTLEKKVMKAQTAGKRKAALDDALKGMLEHHEAIHTALSRYVATPLGLYEEKGRAYSSQLAFYHRLITGKWQNVPVTRTPFYHTLSTPDVFFTTDTAECQMVGGSRFFRSLEIKDYSPETYTGLLDALLYAESEYVLTQSFTCMARDEAQNHIRLAEKRLNATDDDAISQREELIVLRDLLQSGHVSCGKYHFSLLVSSASADQVVKETNALAQPFNDLGIMTSLSTLSLPAAYLAQLPGVYSLRPRLVVVSSQNYADMGSLHNFHPHKRNGNPWGEAIAILKSPGGGGYYLNVHDSQAGRNDFNEKTPGNTAIIGKTGSGKTLLMTMMKQLTQKYRNPATFSASATIKRLTTVYFDKDRAAEMSIRQMGGRYFRIRTGIPTGFNPFSLPPTRRNISFIKRLIRMLCRRDSKPLDPRDEERISTAVDTIMLDYPPEYRRYGITRLLEVLPEPPTKEARTNGLRIRLKQWAQGGEFGWVFDNEEDTFNISNIDNFGIDGTEFLDDDDIRGPITFYLLYRVTSLLDGRRLVMFMDEFWKWLADVEFSKFSLNMLKVIRKLNGIFIPATQSPDEIVRYPIAPAIIEQCSTQIFLANPKANHVDYVEKMKVPESVYDMVRSLDPGEHYMVVLKTPLRAGETRPFVAMARMDLSGLGNITKILSGSEDNLKIFDAIYQEGMSPQDWKETFLNNAI, encoded by the coding sequence ATGACCACCTTGAACAAAGCACTGACCCGCCCTGCCGCCATTATGGGTATCCCTCTCGTCCCGTTCGTGATCGTCAGCGGAGCTATCGTCCTACTGTCGGTTTACACCAGCTATTACCTTTCACTGTTACTGATCCCAGCCTGGCTGGAAATGAAGGCAAAAGCTCGAACGGATATTCATTATTTCGGACTGCTTTGGCTCGCCTTTAAAACTCGCGGGCGGTTTGCCACGAATCGCCATTTCGGTGCCAGTGCCGTGCTGGCAAACCACTATGACGCCGTCGATGTTTCGGAGTTTACCGCTAAGATGAAATTAAACGAGCGCATCACGCTGGATAAGTACATTCCTTATTCCTCCCACATTCACCCACACATCATAAGAAATCGCGCCGGTGATTTAGTCACTACTTGGGAATTGGGCGGTACTGTATTTGAATGTGAGGACGAACATCACCTAACACTGCTGGCAAGCCACCTCAACAACTTGATCCGCTCGTATGAAGGGCTACCGATCACCTTCTATATTCACCGCATACGAGAGAAATATCAGGATGGCTTTGACACCAGCTCGGGCATCCCCTTTTCGGATGAAGTCACGGAACGCTATTACCAGCCACTAAAAGAGAAACCACTCTGGCGGCATCGGCTGTTTTTCACCGTCTGTTATGCCCCTTTCTCCACGCTGGAGAAAAAAGTCATGAAGGCGCAGACCGCCGGAAAAAGGAAAGCGGCGCTGGATGATGCCCTGAAAGGGATGCTGGAGCACCATGAAGCCATCCACACCGCCCTGTCACGTTATGTGGCAACTCCATTGGGCCTTTATGAGGAAAAAGGTCGGGCTTACTCTTCACAACTGGCTTTCTATCATCGGCTAATTACAGGTAAATGGCAGAACGTGCCGGTGACACGCACACCGTTTTATCACACACTCAGCACGCCGGATGTATTCTTTACCACCGATACCGCCGAATGTCAAATGGTCGGCGGTTCCCGCTTCTTCCGCAGTCTGGAAATTAAAGACTATTCACCGGAAACCTATACCGGCCTGCTGGATGCGCTGCTGTATGCCGAAAGCGAGTATGTACTGACGCAGTCTTTTACCTGTATGGCACGGGATGAAGCGCAAAATCATATCCGACTGGCGGAAAAACGGCTGAACGCAACCGACGATGACGCCATTTCACAGCGTGAAGAATTAATCGTCTTACGCGATCTGCTCCAGTCCGGGCATGTGTCTTGTGGCAAGTATCACTTCTCCCTTCTGGTCTCGTCCGCCAGCGCCGATCAGGTGGTAAAGGAGACCAATGCGCTGGCCCAGCCTTTTAACGACCTCGGCATCATGACATCCCTGTCCACGCTGTCGTTACCTGCCGCCTATCTGGCTCAACTCCCCGGCGTCTACTCGCTGCGACCGCGTCTGGTGGTGGTCAGTAGCCAGAACTACGCAGATATGGGGAGTCTGCATAACTTTCATCCTCACAAGCGTAATGGCAATCCGTGGGGTGAGGCTATCGCCATCCTGAAATCTCCCGGTGGTGGCGGTTATTATCTGAACGTGCATGACAGTCAGGCAGGACGGAATGACTTCAATGAGAAAACGCCGGGGAATACTGCCATCATCGGTAAAACCGGTTCAGGAAAGACCCTGCTGATGACGATGATGAAACAGTTGACGCAGAAGTACCGCAATCCGGCAACATTTTCCGCCTCTGCCACCATCAAACGGCTGACCACCGTTTACTTTGATAAAGACAGAGCGGCAGAGATGTCGATCCGCCAGATGGGAGGTCGTTACTTCCGAATCCGGACCGGTATCCCTACCGGATTTAACCCGTTCTCACTTCCGCCTACCCGGCGGAATATCAGCTTTATCAAGCGGCTGATCCGGATGCTGTGCCGTCGTGACAGTAAGCCACTCGATCCCCGCGATGAAGAGCGTATCAGCACTGCGGTGGACACCATCATGCTGGACTATCCGCCGGAATATCGCCGCTATGGTATTACCCGATTGCTGGAAGTGTTGCCCGAACCACCGACCAAAGAGGCACGAACTAACGGCCTGCGTATACGACTAAAACAGTGGGCGCAGGGTGGTGAATTCGGCTGGGTGTTCGATAACGAGGAGGACACGTTCAACATCAGCAATATTGATAATTTTGGTATCGACGGCACGGAATTCCTGGATGATGACGACATTCGCGGGCCGATCACCTTTTACCTGCTGTACCGCGTTACCAGCTTGTTGGATGGTCGCCGACTGGTGATGTTCATGGATGAGTTCTGGAAATGGCTGGCGGATGTCGAGTTTTCTAAATTCTCCCTCAATATGCTCAAGGTGATCCGCAAACTGAACGGCATTTTTATCCCCGCCACCCAGTCACCCGATGAAATCGTCAGGTATCCCATCGCTCCGGCGATCATTGAGCAGTGCAGCACGCAAATCTTTCTCGCTAACCCCAAAGCCAACCATGTGGATTACGTGGAGAAAATGAAAGTCCCTGAAAGCGTTTACGACATGGTTCGCAGCCTTGATCCCGGCGAGCATTATATGGTTGTCCTGAAAACACCACTACGTGCTGGTGAAACGCGCCCGTTTGTCGCCATGGCAAGGATGGATTTATCGGGCCTCGGGAACATCACCAAAATCCTGAGCGGCAGTGAAGACAACCTGAAAATATTTGATGCTATTTATCAGGAAGGCATGTCCCCTCAAGACTGGAAAGAAACGTTCCTTAACAACGCTATCTGA
- a CDS encoding type IV secretion system protein → MQTRKMCLALSLLMSTPAISAGIPVFDAASNTESINQWVQKLQQWQDTVTHYKSELDAYKQQLATATGIRNIQGFLIDAKNLKNDIEHLRKNSISLDDLLTNSNGYYSSDLQRLYNKYHSFDICNQSSSSQRYLESCKQLVLNQAVSIENTSDVQNKINSTLNDISDLSDRIANAKDSKESQDLANAVAAKSVQLNALTSQWEMSVKQAEQRAAMLTLQRQKAFNEQQLAAPIPDFNY, encoded by the coding sequence ATGCAAACCAGAAAGATGTGTCTGGCGTTATCGCTATTGATGTCTACACCAGCGATAAGCGCCGGTATCCCGGTATTTGATGCCGCCAGTAATACCGAGTCGATTAACCAATGGGTACAGAAACTCCAGCAATGGCAGGACACAGTCACCCATTATAAAAGCGAGCTTGATGCCTATAAGCAGCAATTAGCGACCGCAACAGGTATACGAAATATTCAGGGATTTCTCATCGATGCTAAAAACCTAAAAAACGATATCGAACATCTCCGTAAAAATAGTATTTCACTGGATGACCTGCTGACCAACTCAAACGGTTATTATTCTTCTGACCTTCAGCGCCTATATAACAAATATCACTCGTTTGATATTTGTAATCAGTCCAGTTCATCGCAACGTTATCTTGAAAGTTGCAAACAACTTGTCCTCAATCAGGCAGTCTCAATTGAGAATACCAGCGATGTCCAAAACAAGATTAATAGCACATTAAACGATATATCAGACTTATCCGACCGCATAGCCAACGCCAAAGACTCGAAAGAGTCACAGGACTTGGCTAACGCGGTGGCAGCCAAAAGCGTACAATTGAATGCATTAACCAGCCAATGGGAAATGTCAGTCAAGCAGGCTGAACAGCGTGCCGCGATGTTGACTCTACAGCGGCAAAAAGCATTCAATGAACAACAACTCGCCGCTCCGATTCCTGACTTTAATTATTGA
- a CDS encoding EexN family lipoprotein has protein sequence MKTSLCIFPIILSSLFLAGCDNPKSTQWYKEHPDEMNQRYKACESSGDDSQDCKNAREARFELRQENAKVPDLN, from the coding sequence ATGAAAACGTCACTTTGCATTTTTCCGATTATTTTAAGCTCATTATTTCTGGCGGGGTGTGACAACCCAAAATCAACGCAGTGGTACAAAGAACATCCGGATGAAATGAACCAGCGATATAAAGCGTGTGAATCATCCGGTGATGACTCCCAAGATTGCAAAAATGCACGAGAAGCGCGATTTGAACTCCGTCAGGAAAATGCCAAGGTTCCCGATTTGAATTAA